A single window of Callithrix jacchus isolate 240 chromosome 6, calJac240_pri, whole genome shotgun sequence DNA harbors:
- the LOC144576674 gene encoding uncharacterized protein LOC144576674, whose translation MLPKDVGKGGGNVRIGGGGTNALRRTIGLPHHLLQGSARKAKTEPGIPQVSPGRRSPRLGDQGSVNAPSSGARRREKLGDGRGKRDSQGSVPTTRPPRPAKPNWVLTEGFLRGRGGTAAQDTVGSLRVWNLARRTGNARPS comes from the exons ATGCTCCCTAAGGATGTGGGGAAAGGGGGTGGGAATGTGCGGATTGGGGGCGGGGGCACCAACGCGCTCCGGCGGACAATCGGTCTCCCGCACCACCTGCTGCAAGGCTCGGCAAGGAAGGCGAAAACAGAACCCGGCATCCCG CAGGTGTCCCCGGGACGGCGTTCTCCTAGGCTAGGCGACCAGGGCAGTGTCAATGCACCCTCCAGCGGTGCGCGCAGGCGGGAGAAGCTGGGGGACGGCCGGGGTAAGCGCGACAGTCAAGGCAGTGTCCCTACCACACGCCCACCCAGACCGGCCAAGCCGAACTGGGTCTTGACGGAAGGCTTTctcagaggaagaggaggcacGGCTGCACAGGACACCGTAGGGAGCCTGCGGGTGTGGAACTTGGCCAGGCGCACGGGGAATGCACGCCCCTCCTGA